Within Roseisolibacter agri, the genomic segment GGGCTCGCGCTGCTGGTGCGCCGCGGGATGCTGCGCGTCGGTGCGCCGCGTGCACGCGTCATGGCGACGATCGCGCGCATCGGACTGCCGACCGCGGCGACGGGCGTGCTGTTCAGCGTCGTCTACGTCGTCGTCGCGCGCACCGCGTCGGCGTTCGGCACGCCGGCGCTCGCGGCGCTCGGTCTCGGCTTCCGCGTCGAGAGCTGGCTGTACATGATCGGCGTCGGCTTCGGCGCCGCGGCCGCCGCCGTCGTGGGGCAGAACCTCGGCGCCGGTCTGGTGGAGCGCGCCGAGCGGGCAGGGTGGTCGATGCTCGGCGCCGCGAGCGTGCCGGCGGTCGTGGCGTCGGCCGCGGCGCTCCTCGCGCCCGAGGCGCTGGCGGGCGTGTTCACGAGCGACGCCGCCGTCATCGCGACGACGGCGAGCTATCTGCGCGTGGCGGCGGTCTCGCAGCTCGTCGTGTGCGCCGAGGTGGTGCTGGAGGGCGCGCTCGGCGGCGCGGGCGCGACGGTCGCGCCCATGGTGGTCTCGACCACGCTCACCGCGGCACGCATCCCGCTGGCGACGTGGGCCGGCGCCCGCTTCGGCGTGGACGGGCTGTGGTGGGTGATCGCCGCCACCGCCACCGCGCGCGGGCTGGCGATGATGGCGCTCTGGCGGCTCGGGCGCTGGAAGCGCAACGTCGTCTGACCCGATCCCGCGAGCCCGCGTACGCGCTCAACTCACGCATGCGTCCCATCGTCACCCTGCTGACCGACTTCGGCACGGCCGACGGCTACGTCGCCGAGATGAAGGGCGTGCTGCTCACGCACGCGCCCGACGCGACGCTCGTGGACGTGTCGCACGAGGTGCCGGCGCACGACGTCGAGAGCGCGCGGCTGGCGGTCGCCCGCTACTGGCGGCGCTTCCCGCGCGGCACGGTGCACCTGGCCGTCGTCGATCCGGGCGTCGGCAGCGCGCGCGCCGCGCTCGCCGTGGAGAGCGACGGACGCTTCCTCGTGGGCCCGGACAACGGCGTGCTCTCGCCCGCGCTGCTCGCCGCGGGCGCGCAGGTCGTCGCGCTGCCCCTGCCGCCGCGCGCGGCGCCCACGTTCCACGGGCGCGACCTGTTCGCGCCCGCGGCCGCGCGGCTGGCCACCGGCACGCCGCTCGACGCCCTCGGCGATCCGATCGACGATCCCGTCGTGCGCCGCACGCCCGAGGCGCGCCGCCTGGCGGACGGCGGCATCGAGGGGAGCGTGATCGCCATCGACCGCTTCGGCAACGCGATCACGAACCTCGTGACGCTCGGCGGCGGCGCGATCGAGGTCGAGGGGCGCGCGCTCCCGCTGCAGCGCGTCTACGCGGACGTCGCGCCGGGATCGCCGCTGGCGCTCGTCGGGAGCAACGGGCTGGTGGAGATCGCGGTGCGCGACGGGAACGCGGCGGCGCGACTGGGCCTCGTGCGCGGCGCGCGCGTCGTGCTGCGGCCGGCGCCGAGGGCCTGAGCGGCGAATCGATCGCTGGCGCGCCGGCCCCGAACGGCGAACGGCAATCGCAAGGATGAAGATCGGATAAGGTCCGATGACGACGGATGGCTCCGCGTGGTGGCGAGGGATCTCGCGCTCCACCAGAGCCATCCGTCGTTCTCCGATCTTGTCAGATCCTATCCTTGCTGCCGTTGCCGTTCGGGTCCGCCACGTAGGAGCCTGCTCAGTCGGCCCGTGGCGGCCGCGCGACGTACGCCGGACTCGGCGCGCGTCCCGGTCCGGACGCCGGCCGCTCGGTGCGCGGCGGGTTCGGACGCTGCACCGAATCCACGGACGGTCGGTCCGCGGGGCCGCCGGTCGAGAGGCGGCCGTCGTACAGGTGCCCCGCGCGCGTCTTCGCGGCGCCGGTGCCGATGCGCAGCTCCGATGCGAGCTCGCCGCCGATCAGCAGCACGACCATCGACAGGTACATCCACGTCAGCAGCACGATCACCGCGCCGATGGTGCCGTAGGTCTTGTTGTAGCTGCCGAAGTTCTGGACGTAGAAGCGGAAGCCGAGCGTGACCACGACCCAGAGCGCCGTCGCGACCACCGAGCCGACGAGCGCGTGGCGCTTGTGCTGCGGCGCGGCCGGCAGGAAGTAGTAGACGATCCAGCCGGTGCCGACGAGCAGCCCGAGCGCGAGCGCGTACTGCAGTGTCGTCCACACGAGGCGCCCGATGCCGCCGATGCCCAACCGGTCCGACAGCGCGTCGACGATGTTGCCGCCGGCCAGCATGGTCACCGTCGCGAACACGAAGAGGAAGCCGACGCCGATCAGGCAGGCGATCGCGATCAGCTTCTTCTTCCACCACGGCCGCGGGTCGCTCGGCAGGTCGTAGGCGGTGTTGAGCGCGTCCATCAGCGCGCTGAACACGTTCGAGCCCGACCAGATCGCGAGCAGCGCGCCGATCGAGATCAGCCCCGGCGCGTCGTCGGTGAACACGACGGACTGCACGATGCCGGCGACGAGCGCGTACGCCTCCGCGGGCACGGCGCGCTGGAGCTGCTCCAGCAGGAAGGTGAACGTCTCGCGCTTGTCGCCGACGAGGCTGAGCAGCGGCGCGAGGAAGAGGAAGAACGGGAAGAGCGAGAAGAAGAAGTAGTACGCCGTCTGCGCGGCGAGGCCGAGGACGTTGTCGTCGAGGACCTCGCGCAGCGTCTTCTTCGCGAGCGGTCCGACGCGATGGTTCTTGATCAGCATGAGGGGGCCCTCCGGTCTCGATGCATGGCGGCGGAGGGGGCAAGGCACAGGCCATCCCGGGCCGTCGGCGGCTGTCCGTCAGGATCGGCCGGAACGGACGACGGGCCGGCACCCGGAGGCGCCGGCCCGTGTGATCGGAGCCGTCGAGCTGTGGGCGTGCGTGCGTCCTACTCGCGGCCGGGCGGGACCGGGGTCGGACGCCGCGCCGCGACGATGCCGCCGATCGGCGTGGGAGTCTGCCACACCGGGACGCCGTCGCGCTCGACCGGGACCGCGCCCGTCGCGCCGCGCCCGGCCGCCGCGCGGGCCGGCGTCGCCCGTCCCGCCGTGCGCGTGCCCGCCCGCGAGAGCAGCGCCGCGCCCAGGCCGGCCGTCGCGGCGACCCAGGTGAGACCGATCGCGGCCATGCGCACCATCAGCGCGACCACCGGCAGCCCCTGCAGCGCGGCCGCGGCCAGCCAGAGCGCGAAGTAGATCGCGAGGCCGACGGTCAGCGCGCGCAGGGCGTCGCCGCGGGCGGCCGTCGCGCGCCAGTCGCCCGGGCGGCCGGCCACCGCGCGCCCGGTCACGAACGCGACCGCGAGGAAGCCCAGTGTCAGCAGGCCGGCGACGGCGAGCACGAACGCGACGATCGCCAGCGGGATCGCCAGGATCCCGAGCAGCGTCACCGCCAGCAGGACGATGATCGTCACCAGGGCGGGGAGGATCAGCAGCTGGCCGACCAGCCCCGCGGCGAGCGCGCGGCCGACGCCCTGCTGCAGCGACTCCGCGACGCCGTCCAGGTAGGTGCTCCCCGAGACCAGCACGCCGATCCCGATCAGGAGCAGGATCGCGAGCCAGCCGAGCGTCATCGTCAGCCCGCGCCAGGGCGAGGGGCGGGCACCGGCCGGGCTCGCGTCGCCGACGCCGAGCCAGCGCGGCGGCTGCTGCGAGAACGACTCGGCGGACCCGAGGACGCGTCCGCCCGAGGCCACGCGCACGTCGCCGAGGACCGACACGGCGTCCTCCGTGACGTGGCCGCCGGGGTGGACCACGACGTCCCCGTTGAACGCCACGACGTCGCCCTGCACGGTGCCGTAGACGTCGACGTTCCCCTTGAGGACGACGATCCCTTCGGTGGTGGTGCCGGCCGGCACGACCAGCCCGCCGAGACGCACCGCGCCCTCGCCGGCCGGCGCCGTCGCCGCGGAGGGCGAGGGCTGGGCCGCGAGGGCGGGAGGAGCGACGGAGGCCAGCAGGACGGCGGCGCCGAGGGCGAGCCAGGTGCGGAGTCGGCGCACCGCCGTCACCCCTGCCGCCGGCGGCCCGAGGCGGTCACCGCGCGGAGGCCTGCGGTGGCGCCGACGACGGTGACGACGAAGGCCGCGACGGCCAGCGCGAGGACGCCGGCCCCAATGGCCGGGGCGCCGTCGCCCATGAGCACCCGCGCGAAGGCGCCGAGCGCGCCCTGCGTGGTCTCGCTGCTGCGCTCCAGGGCGAGGCCGCTGACCATCGCCAGGAGGTCGACCCGCGCCACGACCCAGAGGGCGGCGAGCGAGAACAGCGTCGCGAAGGTGAGTCCGCCGGCCGCCGCGAGCACGCGGGCGGGGGTGGACTGGGGGACGAGCTGCCGGACCGCGTCGCGCGCGGCGACGTGCCAGGGCTCGAATACCTGGACCTGCTGCATCACGCGGTCGGCGAACAGCGGAGCGGGCGAGAAGTGCGGGATCAGGTCGAGCTCCCCCGCGATCAGACGCGCCGTCTCCAGCTCCGCCTCACACTCGGCACAGCGCCGGACGTGCGCCTTGAGCGGCGCGACGCCGAATCCGGCCTCGCCGTCGATGAGCAGGTCGATCTCTTCCGGTAGTAGATGACGGTCCACGTTGGCTCCTCCTGCCGGGCGTACGGCCGGGGGTTCGCGGGAGTTTCAGGGCAGCGGGCGGCGCGCGGCGGACCGCGGGGCGGGGCCCCGGCGGTCGGTGTCGCGCGTCACTGGCGGAGGTGCTCGAGGGTCCGCCGCAGCTCGTGGCGAGCGCGGTGGATGTAGGTCTTCACGGTGCCGAGGGGCAGGTCGAGCGTCGTCGCGATCTCCTCGTACGAGCGACCCTCGACGTGCCGGAGCATGATGCAGGCCCGGTACTCGGGGCGGAGCTTCGCGATCGCCCGCTCGATCGCGGAGCCCAGCTCGCGGGCCTCCATCTCGTCCAGCGCCGACTCCTGCTGCGCGGCGAGGTCGAACGTCGTCGCCTCCACCTCGGCGGCGGTCGTGGCGTGCGGGGAGCCGTCCATGCTCACCGTGTCCAGCCGCTTCCGCCGCATCCAGTCGATGGCGACGTTGTTCGCGATCTTGAACAGCCAGCTCGAGAACTTGAACTCGGGGCTGTACTTGTCGATGTGGTTCAGGACCTTGATGAAGGCGTCCTGCGACAGGTCCTCGGCCGTCTCGCGGTCGCGCACCATGCGGAAGACCAGCGAGAAGACCGGCCGCTCGTAGCGCCGCACCAGCTCCCGGAACGCCGTCTCACGACCCTCCTGCGCCAGCCGCACCACGTCGGCATCGGGCAGGTTGGCGAGATCGAGCTGGGAGGGCGGCGGGGGCATGCGGGCGCGCGGGGGGAAAACGGACGTCGGGCGCGTGCAAGGTAGTCGCCCGGCCTGGCACCCGGCCAGCGTGACGGGCGCGTCACCGCGTCGCGCGGCGTCGCGCGCTTGTAGCAGGGGGGCGATGCGGCGAGCTTACGCGCGATGGCCCTCCACCCCGCCGACGCTCCCGACACGACCGACCGCACGGACGCCGCCCACGAGGGCGCGGTGGTGGACGCCGCGGCCGCGGGGGGGCGCGAGAAGCGGGCGTACGTGCGCCGCATCTTCTCGGAGATCGCGCCGCGCTACGACCTGCTGAACCACGTCCTGAGCCTGAACGTCGACCGCGCGTGGCGCCGCCGCGCGCTGGAGGCGCTGGGCTGGCGGGCGCGCCCGGCGGGCGTGTTCCTGGACGTCTGCGCGGGAACGCTGGACGTCGGCGCGCAGTTGGTGCGGCAGCGCGACTTCCGCGGGCTGGTGGTGGGCGCCGACTTCGCGGAGCCGATGCTGCGCGCCGGGGTGGGGAAGGCGCCGCGGGCCGCGCTGGTCCCGGTGGCCGCCGACGCGCTGGAGCTGCCGATCGCGGCGGGCACCGTCGACGGTGCGATCGTGGCGTTCGGGATCCGGAACGTGCAGGACCTGGACGGCGCGCTGCGCGAGGTGCACCGCGTGCTGGCGCCGGGCGCGCGCTTCGTCATCCTGGAGTTCACGACGCCGCCGAACGCGCTCGTGCGCGCCGGCTACCACGCCTACTTCCACCACGTGCTGCCGCTGGTGGGCCGCGCGGTCAGCGGGCACCGTACGGCCTACGCGTACCTCCCGAAGTCCGTCGCGCACTTCCCGGCGCCCGACGCGCTCGCGGCCCGCATGCGGGCGACGGGGTTCGCGGAGGTGGCGTGGACGCGGCTGACGCTGGGGATTGCCGCCATCCACGTGGGCACGAAGAGCTGACCGGCCGCGACCCTCGACAGGACTCTCTTGACGCTCGACACGCTCTCCGACTTCATCGCCGCCATCGACCGCATCGGCGAGCTCCATCGCATCACGCACCCCGTGCGCGCGCGGCTGGAGCTGTGCGAGATCGCGGACCGCGTGTCCAAGATGCCCGGCGGCGGGAAGGCGCTGCTGTTCGAGCACGTGCTGCTCGCCGACGGGTCGCGGTCACCGTATCCGGTCGCGATCAACCTGTTCGGGTCGATGCGGCGCATGGCCCTGTCGCTCGGCGTCCAGGAGCTCGACGAGCATGGACGGCGCATCACCGAGATGATGGACCTCAAGGTCCCCGACGGGCTGCTCGGCAAGCTGTCGATGCTGCCGCGCCTCCTCGAGGTCGCGAAGTTCCCGCCGCGCACCAAGAGTGGATCGCCGCCGTGCCAGGAGGTCGTGTGGCGCGGCGACGAGATCGATCTGGACCGGCTGCCGATCATCACGTGCTGGCCCGAGGACGGCGGGCCGTACGTGACGCTGACGATGTGCATCTCCAAGGACCCGGCGCGCGGCATCCGCAACGTCGGCATGTACCGCGTGCAGCAGCTCGGCACGCGCGAGGTCGCGATGCACTGGCAGCGCCACAAGACCGGCGCGGAGCACTTCCGGCAGATGGCCGAGCGGGGCGAGACGATGCCCGTGTGCATCGTGGTGGGCGCGGATCCGGCCTCGGTCTACTCGGCCAGCGCGCCGCTGCCGCCCGGCATCGACGAGTTCATCTTCGCGGGCTTCCTGCGCCGCGAGCCGGTGAAGCTGGTGAAGGCCGTGACCTGCGACCTCGAGGTCCCGTGGGACGCGGAGCTGGTGCTGGAGGGCTACATCGACCCGCGCGAGGCGCTGGTGGTCGAGGGACCCTTCGGCGACCACACGGGCTTCTACTCGGAGGCGGATCTCTACCCCAAGGTCCACCTGACGGCGGTCACGATGCGGAAGGCGATGACCTACGCGACGACGATCGTCGGGCGTCCGCCGATGGAGGACTTCTACCTCGGCCACGCGACGGAGCGCATCTTCCTGCCGCTGCTCAAGCTGACGGTGCCGGAGATCGTCGACTACCACATGCCGGCCGAGGGCGGGTTCCACAACCTCGTCTTCGTGTCGATCGACAAGAAGTACCCGGGGCAGGCGTACAAGGTGATGAACGCGCTCTGGGGCGCGGGGCTGATGTCGCTGGCGAAGGTGCTCGTCGTCCTCGACAAGGAGGTGGACGTGCGCAACGTGCAGGAAGCGTGGTGGGCGGCGCTCAACAACATCGACCCGGAGCGCGACACGCGCTTCACGATGGGCCCCGTGGACGTGCTGGACCACGCCAGCCGCGCCTTCACCTACGGCAGCAAGATGGGGATCGACGCGACGCGCAAGCTGCCCGAGGAGGGCTTCACGCGGAACTGGCCGAAGGTGATCGAGATGGACGCCGCCACGAAGGCGGCGGTGGACGCCATGTGGCCGAAGCTCGGACTCTGATGCCCAACGCCCTCGCTCCCGAGCCGCAGACTTTCGCCGGCCCGTCGCGGCTCGCGCGGTGGGCGAGCTTCGTGAAGCTGCCGCACACCGTGTTCGCGCTGCCGTTCGCGCTGGTGGGCGTGCTGCTGGCGAGCTTCGCGCATGCGGTCGACGCGCGCATCGTCGGGTGGGTGATCGTGGCCTTCACGGCGGCGCGCTTCGCGGCGATGGCGTTCAACCGCATCGTCGACCGCGACGTCGACGCCGCCAACCCGCGCACCGCGATGCGCGAGCTGCCCAGCGGTGCGCTCGGCGTGCGCGAGGCCAAGCTGTCGGTGGCGCTCGCGTCGGCGGTGTTCGTGGCCGCGTCGGCGCTGCTCAACCCGCTCTGCCTCGCGCTCTCGCCGGTCGCGCTGGGATGGGTGTTCCTCTACAGCTACACCAAGCGCTTCACGCGCTGGTCGCACCTCGTGCTCGGCCTCGGGCTGGGCATCGCGCCGGTGGGCGGCTACCTGGCGGTGACGGGGCGGTGGAGCGAGCCGTGGTGGCTGATCTGCGCGCTGTCGCTCGCGGTCACGGCGTGGGTCGGCGGATTCGACGTCTTCTACTCGCTGCAGGACGAGTCGTTCGACCGCGCGCACGGGCTGCACTCGCTGCCGGTGGCGATGGGCGAGGCGGGCGCGATCCGCACGGCGCGCGTGCTGCACGTCTTTGCTGTCGCGATGCTCGCCGCGGTCGCCGCGGGCGCGCCGGGCGGCAACGCGTGGATCGCGTTCGGCGTCGTGGTCGTCGCCGGGCTGCTGCTGTGGGAGCACCGGCTCGTGCGGCCGGGCGACCTGTCGAGGCTCGACGCCGCGTTCTTCACGATGAACGGCATCATCAGCCTCGCGTTCCTGGGCTGCGTGCTCGCGGCGCGGCTGCTGGCCTGACCGGACGATGACCCACGCGCCCACCGTCCCGCGCCCGATCGTCCTCGCCGTCACCGGCGCGTCGGGCGCGCCGTACGCGGTGCGGCTGCTGCGCGCGCTGGTGGGCGCCGAGCGGCCCGTGTGGCTCATCGTCTCGACGCAC encodes:
- a CDS encoding MATE family efflux transporter; translation: MAAPAVASNLLMTVFLAADAYWVGTRLGAASLAAVTASVFWVWMGISVAEMVSIGLTAVAARRHGERRPQDAARAAGDALLLTLALGVAAAVAGRVGLSWMFGAMGTPEEVTAIGREYLGLYVLAAPVLYGYFVVDATFRASGDTRTPFLILAASVVLALALDPLLILGLGGFPRLGIAGAALATVTTRSLAFVVGLALLVRRGMLRVGAPRARVMATIARIGLPTAATGVLFSVVYVVVARTASAFGTPALAALGLGFRVESWLYMIGVGFGAAAAAVVGQNLGAGLVERAERAGWSMLGAASVPAVVASAAALLAPEALAGVFTSDAAVIATTASYLRVAAVSQLVVCAEVVLEGALGGAGATVAPMVVSTTLTAARIPLATWAGARFGVDGLWWVIAATATARGLAMMALWRLGRWKRNVV
- a CDS encoding SAM hydrolase/SAM-dependent halogenase family protein, whose product is MRPIVTLLTDFGTADGYVAEMKGVLLTHAPDATLVDVSHEVPAHDVESARLAVARYWRRFPRGTVHLAVVDPGVGSARAALAVESDGRFLVGPDNGVLSPALLAAGAQVVALPLPPRAAPTFHGRDLFAPAAARLATGTPLDALGDPIDDPVVRRTPEARRLADGGIEGSVIAIDRFGNAITNLVTLGGGAIEVEGRALPLQRVYADVAPGSPLALVGSNGLVEIAVRDGNAAARLGLVRGARVVLRPAPRA
- a CDS encoding YihY/virulence factor BrkB family protein, which produces MLIKNHRVGPLAKKTLREVLDDNVLGLAAQTAYYFFFSLFPFFLFLAPLLSLVGDKRETFTFLLEQLQRAVPAEAYALVAGIVQSVVFTDDAPGLISIGALLAIWSGSNVFSALMDALNTAYDLPSDPRPWWKKKLIAIACLIGVGFLFVFATVTMLAGGNIVDALSDRLGIGGIGRLVWTTLQYALALGLLVGTGWIVYYFLPAAPQHKRHALVGSVVATALWVVVTLGFRFYVQNFGSYNKTYGTIGAVIVLLTWMYLSMVVLLIGGELASELRIGTGAAKTRAGHLYDGRLSTGGPADRPSVDSVQRPNPPRTERPASGPGRAPSPAYVARPPRAD
- a CDS encoding RNA polymerase sigma factor; its protein translation is MPPPPSQLDLANLPDADVVRLAQEGRETAFRELVRRYERPVFSLVFRMVRDRETAEDLSQDAFIKVLNHIDKYSPEFKFSSWLFKIANNVAIDWMRRKRLDTVSMDGSPHATTAAEVEATTFDLAAQQESALDEMEARELGSAIERAIAKLRPEYRACIMLRHVEGRSYEEIATTLDLPLGTVKTYIHRARHELRRTLEHLRQ
- a CDS encoding ubiquinone/menaquinone biosynthesis methyltransferase gives rise to the protein MALHPADAPDTTDRTDAAHEGAVVDAAAAGGREKRAYVRRIFSEIAPRYDLLNHVLSLNVDRAWRRRALEALGWRARPAGVFLDVCAGTLDVGAQLVRQRDFRGLVVGADFAEPMLRAGVGKAPRAALVPVAADALELPIAAGTVDGAIVAFGIRNVQDLDGALREVHRVLAPGARFVILEFTTPPNALVRAGYHAYFHHVLPLVGRAVSGHRTAYAYLPKSVAHFPAPDALAARMRATGFAEVAWTRLTLGIAAIHVGTKS
- a CDS encoding menaquinone biosynthesis decarboxylase, which gives rise to MTLDTLSDFIAAIDRIGELHRITHPVRARLELCEIADRVSKMPGGGKALLFEHVLLADGSRSPYPVAINLFGSMRRMALSLGVQELDEHGRRITEMMDLKVPDGLLGKLSMLPRLLEVAKFPPRTKSGSPPCQEVVWRGDEIDLDRLPIITCWPEDGGPYVTLTMCISKDPARGIRNVGMYRVQQLGTREVAMHWQRHKTGAEHFRQMAERGETMPVCIVVGADPASVYSASAPLPPGIDEFIFAGFLRREPVKLVKAVTCDLEVPWDAELVLEGYIDPREALVVEGPFGDHTGFYSEADLYPKVHLTAVTMRKAMTYATTIVGRPPMEDFYLGHATERIFLPLLKLTVPEIVDYHMPAEGGFHNLVFVSIDKKYPGQAYKVMNALWGAGLMSLAKVLVVLDKEVDVRNVQEAWWAALNNIDPERDTRFTMGPVDVLDHASRAFTYGSKMGIDATRKLPEEGFTRNWPKVIEMDAATKAAVDAMWPKLGL
- a CDS encoding UbiA-like polyprenyltransferase, whose protein sequence is MPNALAPEPQTFAGPSRLARWASFVKLPHTVFALPFALVGVLLASFAHAVDARIVGWVIVAFTAARFAAMAFNRIVDRDVDAANPRTAMRELPSGALGVREAKLSVALASAVFVAASALLNPLCLALSPVALGWVFLYSYTKRFTRWSHLVLGLGLGIAPVGGYLAVTGRWSEPWWLICALSLAVTAWVGGFDVFYSLQDESFDRAHGLHSLPVAMGEAGAIRTARVLHVFAVAMLAAVAAGAPGGNAWIAFGVVVVAGLLLWEHRLVRPGDLSRLDAAFFTMNGIISLAFLGCVLAARLLA